DNA from Methanobrevibacter sp.:
ACAATCCAATCGATGTGAATTTCAGAATCAAAAGCAGCAGGAACAAGGAGAAGTATCTAGGTCTCATCATAGAAGGCCAGTTCGATGAAAACGGAAGCTTAAAAAATTATATGGGCTTCATAAAGGACAACAGTTCCCGATTCTATTATGAAAAGGAGCTCAAGGACAGCCTTAGAGACATGGATGCATTATTGAATGAAGTGCTGGATATAAATTCCAAGCTGATTGCCATGAGCGATTCCGAGGAACAGCTGCAGGAAAACTCTTACAGCTTCATCATGGATTTGCTTGATTTATTCATTAAAATAATGGACAGCAAATTGGAAAAGGGCTGTTTAAAGAAAGACATACTTCAGGATATCCAACTTATCATCAATGTTCTATTGTTAATACATCGACATATAGGATTCTCAAGGGAAAATAACTTCAATCTCTTGAATATGAGCTTGAAGGATTATATTGAAGAGCTGCTTCCATATCTCTACAGCCACAGCTATCTCAATTTGAAGTACGTGCTCGATCTCGAGGACTTCAAGGTGGATATTGGAACAATGGCATATCTGGGAATTATGATTTATGAATTCCTCTTCAATGTGCTGAGCTATGACATCATGGAGAAGAAGTATACAAATGTTTCAATCACACTGAGAAGAGAGAAGAACAATGGCATTTTAAGGATAAGGAACGAATATGGAGACCTGGACAATCCGAACAGGAAGGACTTGAACATAATCTCATACATAACAGGCTCTTTGGATTTCGAACTAATCAAGGAAGGTTGCGAAGAGGATTACACAATCACATTCCCAATATCAAACGACTTCATCAGCAGCTTGAAATAATTCAATAAATCCTTTATTTGTTAATTCTTCCACTTTTTAATCATCGAGCGTATTTGCAGAACAAATTTCATAAAGTGGCAGATAATTTTAGAGTGTTATGCCAATGCCAATATGAAGTTGGTCAAAAGGAATCAATAGTTGCATAATCCCGATTCACCTTTGCATATTGGTGGGGTTAAGGGGGGTGATATAGTAAAAGAAATTAATGAACTGGCTATATTGATGCACTAAATTAATTTAGAAAGATTCTATTTAGGAGGAGCCATATGTCTTTTTTCCACCATGTCCTCCAAATATTTCCCATTTTCCATGGTTTAGTTCGTTAAATAAACTGTTTCTTTCTTCACGACAGAGATTAGGGTCAAAATCAACTGAGGTCATTAAAATTGGTGCATATTTATTGTATTCTGCCTGTTGAGGTATCATATTTTTCATATTTATGTAAATATCTCCTGTAAATGCAATTTTATGTTTAAAATCTATTAAAACAGATTCTCCTGGAAGGTGCCCTCCTTTCCCTTCATAAAGATTAAAATGCAATTCGCCAAAATCAAAATATCCGGTTTGTTCGATAGGTTTTGATATTATTCGTTCATCTCCAACTACTCGAATTTTTTGAGCATTAACTGGTTTATATGCAGTTAAAATATTGCAAATATTGATGTATGGTTTGTGAAGAGGATTTTCCTGGCGGAAATTGTTTTCATGATTATGCTCCAATCGTAAGGACTGTGCACTTTTTGCACTGGCATAGACAATGTCAAAAAGAGGTAAGAGTCCGCAGTGGTCAACATCGGCATGTGTTATGAATACTTCTTTTTTCATGTTGTCAAACTCGGGGATAATGTCTTTGATGATGGACAGCATTTCCTCTTCATAACATGCATATCCAGTATCTATAAATAAGTATTTGCCGCAGCTTTTTATAATGGCAATGTTGCTTCCGCAAGGTGGTTCGATAAGTGTTATTTTGGTATTTTCGGTTATTTTATGATGTGTTGTTCTTGTGGTGAAATTTTTCCCTTTTGAAGCTGCAATAATTTCTGTAAAACGACTTATGCTGTCAAAAGTATGAAATGGTAAAACCCCTCTTTCATTAAGCATCTGCATCACAAGATTTGTGTTGATTATCAATTCATTTTTTGATTCATCTGTAATGTCTATTGTTGAAGATATCTGATTTACGAAGTTATTGTAAAAAAAGCTGTTGTCATAAATCTTATTGGCGTAATCTGAGTTAATGACTTTAATCTGGCAGGATTCACTTGCCTTTTTAATGAATGTGTCAATGTTAGCATTATCTTCAACAACCAGTCCCATCTTGAAAAACTGATGCTTTTTATCCGTTTGTTGGGAGCTGATATATGTAATATTGAAGTTAAAATCACTTATTAACTCTAAAATTGGAGTAACTGCTCCTGGAATGTCTTCAAGTTTAAATTCAAGCAGCACTACATCACGATAATCTAAATCCTGCTGTATGTATCCTATTGACATTAAATCTTGGGTTGCCTTTTCAAGGCTTTCTTCATCGCCTTCAACATCAATAAATAATAAATGGGAATCCACAGATTTATTGTAGCTCACTCTAGTAATATTTATACCTAAATCAGAGAGACATTTGCTTGCTTTTAAAAAAGCACCGATATGATTTGGCATTTTAGTAATAAATGTCTTATTCATGAAATCACCTATTATGTTAAGAATCATTTTTTAAATTAATTTATAGTAAATCATATTTTACTTTAAAAGTTTTGAAAGAAACGGATATTAATCTATGTAATTTTATTGTATTTTAAAATTTGCAATTTAATGGATTGATTTGTATAATATTCATTAATTATTATTAATTTTTAAACGCTGAGAAGAGAGAAGAACAATGGCATTTTAAGGATAAGGAACGAATATGGAGACCTGGACAATCCAAACAGGAAGGACTTGAACATAATCTCATACATAACAGGCTCTCGGGATTTCGAACTTGTCAAGGAAGGTTGCGAAGAGGATTACACTATCACATTTCCAATATCAAACGACTTCATCAGCAGCTTGAAATAAATTAGAAATAGAAAAAACCATAATCAAATTATTGTAATAAAAAAAGAAACAGAAAAAAACCATAATCTAAATATTGCAATTAAAAAAAAAGAAAAGAAAAGGGATAAAAATCCCAATTAGAGTTTAAATTTATTTTCTTCGTATGAATATGCTATTAGAAACTAAAACAACTAAAGCTATCAACAGCATGACAAATGGATTACCGGTTGCACTGCTCACAGGCAGTTCAGCAGATTTACCATTTGATGGTTCTGATTCATTATTGCCGTTATCATGATCTATTTTTATTGAAAATGTAGTGGAACTGCTGTTATAATACTCATTGCCATGATATATGACTTCTGCTACAGCATCGTCTGAAGGAAGTTCAACATCCTTGAATACTGCAACTCCGTTTACTACCTCTGCATTATAGGACTTGCCTCCAATCTTCAATGTTGCAGTGCCGTTTTTAACTGGCTTGCCATTTTCATCTACAATATTGACAGTGATATCCATCTTTTCACCTTTCTTGCCGGTGACATCATCGGCAGAAGGAGATGTGTTGATCTTATCCACATGCACTTTGATTGTAGAGCCTGATGGGTTGTAAAAGTCATTGCCTTCATATTTGACAATAGCTTCATAATCCCCAGGGTCTGGCAGAACAACATTGAATACGGCCTTGCCCTTTTCAACGGTAGCATTATATGTCTTTCCATTCAATGTCAATGTGACTGTTCCATTTTCAACAGGATTTCCATTCTGGTCCAATACATCCACTGAAATAGATTTTGAGTCGCCAGGTTTTCCTGAAACATCATCTCCCTTAACGGTTGTATTGAGTTTCAATATGGTTACTGTTGACTCGTTTTTAACTGAAGCATAATCATTGGTGTATAATACCTGTGAAGGATATACACCCGGTTCGCCGAGTTTGATATTAGGGAATACCGCCTCTCCGTTGACAACGGAAGCTGAATAAGTCTCATCCGCCGCATTCAACAAGAAATTCATTGAGATGGCAAGAGCAAGCCTGTTTGTGTAAACAATAGTCATGACTGCTTCACCACCATCTACAGGATTTCCGTTTTCATCAAAGACATGAGCATGGAAATCTTTGTATTCACCTGTATAACCAATAACCGGGTCAAGGACAACAGTTATTTTATGTCTTACTATTAAATTGGAAGTATTAGATACGCTATCGTGATTTTCATCGGTAACGGTTGTGAGTTTTACAGTATATTCGCCTGCAGGCAAATCAAGGTCTTTAATGGAACCGCCCACTTCAAGAGCACCCTCAGCAACAACATTATCACTGCCATCAATAATCTGATAAGAAATGCCTGTAGCATTCACGCTTTCAACAGGAATGACAATAGGCTCGCCAAAGATGACATCCACATCCTCGCCCCAAACATATGAAGGAGCAGGATTGACTCTTATTTTAGAGCTGTTGGTACATTCACTTATGTAATCATCGCCAACCTGGGTTGTGAAATTAATGGAATATTTTCCAACATCCAAACCCTTGATGGTGACTTCATAATGATTGTCATCAATCTTGACAAGTTCAAAGTCAACAGCCAATGTTGTGCCGTCTTCATCCATTATGACTATATCCTTGAGTCCTGTTGCGTATTCTGTTTCAACAGCCACAACTACATCGCTGTCATATGTGACCTCCACATCATCCGCATGAGCTGAGGAATTGCCTCTAATTACGAATTCCTGAGCTTCAGACCTGACTTCAGTATAATAGTCATCCAGATAATGGATTGCGGTTACTCGGTATTTGCCTGGCGCCAATACAAGATCGATAATCTCTGCAAATCCATCGATTTTTGTATTGTTTGTCAGGTTTGCAACTAATACAGCACTATCTCCGTCGATTTTTTCAACTTCAAAGTTGATTGGGATGAGGCCTTCATGCTCGTCCTGATAAGGAAGAACACCATTTTCACTGTTCTGGTATCCGTTTACAGTATAAACCAGGGAACTGCCTGTGTTTCCATTGTATCCATGGAAGTCGACATTCTTGAACTTGATTCTTCCTGCATCTTCCTGATTGTTGAAGATTGCATTGTTGATATTGTCATGACCTGTGAAATTGGCATGGAAAGATACCTTGTCCCCATCCACGACCACTTTGTTTGGCAGAGAACTGTCAACACCGTTCATCTCCAATGCGCTGGCATTAGCCAGGTTGGAGAAGAATGAAGAGTCTGAAATATTCAAATATCCACTATCCAGAAATATGGCGCTTCCGGAGAACGCACGGTTCTTTGTGTAATTAGAGTCAGTGATTTCACCATCGCTGTCTTTCCAGTACATGGCTCCTCCGTTTTCAGCAATGTTGCCTTCAAAGAGATCGCCATCGATGACGATTCCTGTGGAATTGAATACATACTCCAAAGTAATGTTTCGTGTCCATGTTTTTGTAGGCCTGTAGTAAACATCCTTGGTTGCGTTTTGTGAAACGAACTGAACTACACTCACAGCACCTCCTTTATAGGCTGTGTTGTTTGTGAAATTGCACTCTTTTATTGTTTCATTTTCACATCCGCAGATGTATATGGCTCCTCCCTGACCATCTTCTGAGCTAAGATAATTCTCATCAAAAGTTGAACCGGTTATTCTATTATTGCCTGTTTTATATGGAATATTGTAGTAATATTCATATCCAGTGCTGGTGTCGACTCTATTACCACTTGGCACAATATATGGGAGCATTGCTACAGCTCCTCCATTGTCTGAAGCATGGTTCTTGGTGAAATTGGAATCTCCAATAAGATTGTATGAACCGATGCAATAGACAGCTCCGCCCTCATCCGCAGAGTTCTCTGTGAAATTGGACTTTGTGATATTTGTGCTGTTGCATGAAAGCAATACCGCTCCTCCGTTTTCGGCAGTATTGGAATCGAATCTGGAGGATATGATCTCAGTTGGAGCATAAACTGCTACAGCTCCTCCTTGTAACTGGGCACTGTTTTCAGTAAAATTGCTGTCTTTAATTGTAGTATTTTCACCAGTATTTGCAACATAAACCGCTCCTCCATAATCTGCTGTATTCTTCTCGAATGAGCAGTTATCAATCAGATTGTCATGAGCGGATCCTGTGTAATAGCTTGATCCTCCGATATATACTGCTCCTCCATAGTTTGATATAGTGGATTGAGCATTTTCCGCCTTGTTTTCTTCAAAGACACAGCCTGCTACGTTATTATCGCTTGATGTGAGATATAACGCACCGCCATACCTGTTGGCAGTATTGTTTATGAAAGTGCAGTTGTCAACAGTATTTGAACCGAGAAGGTATAAGGCACCGCCATCGCCTGCATAATTCTCCTTGAATATGCACTGGCTTATGTTGGTGTTGAATGAACCTGTGTATGAGGAAAGCTGGCAGATAGCACCGCCATAATAAGCGGATCCTCCGGAAGATGAGGCGTTGTTTCCAGTGAAATTGCAATTGAATATGGTTGCATTCACACCTTTTGGAACATCACTAGCACTTGGATTATTAATCAAGATCATGATTGCTCCTCCATAGCCTCCACCGTTCATTCCATTGGTGTTGTTGTCGAATGTGGAATCTCGGATAATGCAGTCGGGAGCTCCAATATATACAGCAGAACCACCATAACCACCGCTTTCACCTTCAATCACACCACCGGTGTTGTTAGTGAACTTGCAGTCTTCAATGACTGTTCCATCTCCAGGCATGTATGAAATACCCTTTCTTGGATAAGTGGAATTTGGAACTGTGGTGTCATATTTGCTTCCGTGCATGATCAAGACAGCTCCTCCCTGGATTGCACTGTTGTCAGTGAAATTACACTGGGTAATATTCACCTTTTTTGCACCGACCAGGATAGCTCCTCCACCTGCTCTCCATTCATATGCTGTACAGTTGACAAATGAGCTGTTGGAGATTGTGATATTTGAATCCTCTTCAGTGGACCAGATATAGATTCCACCTCCTGCCAATGCTCGCAAATTCCTGAATGTACAGTTGTTGACTACTCCATTTGTGAAATTCTGAAGGTAAAGGGCTCCTCCATACTGATAGAATCCTGCAGTAACCATGGTTGTAGGCAATGGAGGATTGAGTGTTGAATTTTCAAAGATACAATTTTCTATCCTTCCATTGTCCCCTATCCAGCTGATATCTGCTCCAAAATAGCCTGTCCAGCTGGTATCAGGAGCAGTTCCAGGATAATATCTCCTTAAAAGCCCGTTTACAAAGGTCAGATTCCTCAATGTCACATCATTTGATGTGACTTTCATGATTTGGACCGCATTCTTACCATCAATGGCATATCCATTACCATCAATGTCGATAGAGTCTTTAATTTCTATAGTCTTGTCATTGGCTGAATAAGCATATGACTTATCCAGCACAAGGGTAGATCCATAATTTGAATCTATGAGTCTCTGCAATTCATCAAAGGAACCAGTCTCATCTTCGCCAAGTTTCTCATCATCTGCTGAAACAGTTAATAGATTATCTTCTGAAACAGCTAAAGAATCATCTCCATCTGAAACAGCTGAAAAATCATCATCTGCTGAAACAGATAAGAGATCATTCTCATTATCACTCGCAAGCTGATTGTCAGAAACCGGCAATTCCGCGGACTGGAAAACATCATGAGAAAATAAATCATTTGAGCTGTTATCCTGCACATTTGCTGCATTGACTGCTGAGAAACTCATCATCAATAGACAAATGACAAGAATAAAACTTATCACATATTTATTTTTCAATTAATTCCTCCTAGAATTGAAATGCGCATATTTAAAAAATATGGATTATTAATTAATAACCAATTATTATTATATTGTTAATATTATATATATGTGAATAATATTGACTTTGACTTGAAAAAAAATAATATTTAATCAAATATAGATGAGGAAAATTTTAGGAATATTAATTTTAGAAATAACAAAATTTTATAAATTTTTTTAAAGGGGTTTGTCAATAAATCTATTTTTTCTTAATTTTTCTTGTTTTTTCTATTTTTAAGTTTATTTGGTTTTGGTTTTTATTTTAGAGTTCTGTGGTTCTTTATA
Protein-coding regions in this window:
- a CDS encoding MBL fold metallo-hydrolase, translated to MNKTFITKMPNHIGAFLKASKCLSDLGINITRVSYNKSVDSHLLFIDVEGDEESLEKATQDLMSIGYIQQDLDYRDVVLLEFKLEDIPGAVTPILELISDFNFNITYISSQQTDKKHQFFKMGLVVEDNANIDTFIKKASESCQIKVINSDYANKIYDNSFFYNNFVNQISSTIDITDESKNELIINTNLVMQMLNERGVLPFHTFDSISRFTEIIAASKGKNFTTRTTHHKITENTKITLIEPPCGSNIAIIKSCGKYLFIDTGYACYEEEMLSIIKDIIPEFDNMKKEVFITHADVDHCGLLPLFDIVYASAKSAQSLRLEHNHENNFRQENPLHKPYINICNILTAYKPVNAQKIRVVGDERIISKPIEQTGYFDFGELHFNLYEGKGGHLPGESVLIDFKHKIAFTGDIYINMKNMIPQQAEYNKYAPILMTSVDFDPNLCREERNSLFNELNHGKWEIFGGHGGKKTYGSS
- a CDS encoding Ig-like domain repeat protein; translation: MKNKYVISFILVICLLMMSFSAVNAANVQDNSSNDLFSHDVFQSAELPVSDNQLASDNENDLLSVSADDDFSAVSDGDDSLAVSEDNLLTVSADDEKLGEDETGSFDELQRLIDSNYGSTLVLDKSYAYSANDKTIEIKDSIDIDGNGYAIDGKNAVQIMKVTSNDVTLRNLTFVNGLLRRYYPGTAPDTSWTGYFGADISWIGDNGRIENCIFENSTLNPPLPTTMVTAGFYQYGGALYLQNFTNGVVNNCTFRNLRALAGGGIYIWSTEEDSNITISNSSFVNCTAYEWRAGGGAILVGAKKVNITQCNFTDNSAIQGGAVLIMHGSKYDTTVPNSTYPRKGISYMPGDGTVIEDCKFTNNTGGVIEGESGGYGGSAVYIGAPDCIIRDSTFDNNTNGMNGGGYGGAIMILINNPSASDVPKGVNATIFNCNFTGNNASSSGGSAYYGGAICQLSSYTGSFNTNISQCIFKENYAGDGGALYLLGSNTVDNCTFINNTANRYGGALYLTSSDNNVAGCVFEENKAENAQSTISNYGGAVYIGGSSYYTGSAHDNLIDNCSFEKNTADYGGAVYVANTGENTTIKDSNFTENSAQLQGGAVAVYAPTEIISSRFDSNTAENGGAVLLSCNSTNITKSNFTENSADEGGAVYCIGSYNLIGDSNFTKNHASDNGGAVAMLPYIVPSGNRVDTSTGYEYYYNIPYKTGNNRITGSTFDENYLSSEDGQGGAIYICGCENETIKECNFTNNTAYKGGAVSVVQFVSQNATKDVYYRPTKTWTRNITLEYVFNSTGIVIDGDLFEGNIAENGGAMYWKDSDGEITDSNYTKNRAFSGSAIFLDSGYLNISDSSFFSNLANASALEMNGVDSSLPNKVVVDGDKVSFHANFTGHDNINNAIFNNQEDAGRIKFKNVDFHGYNGNTGSSLVYTVNGYQNSENGVLPYQDEHEGLIPINFEVEKIDGDSAVLVANLTNNTKIDGFAEIIDLVLAPGKYRVTAIHYLDDYYTEVRSEAQEFVIRGNSSAHADDVEVTYDSDVVVAVETEYATGLKDIVIMDEDGTTLAVDFELVKIDDNHYEVTIKGLDVGKYSINFTTQVGDDYISECTNSSKIRVNPAPSYVWGEDVDVIFGEPIVIPVESVNATGISYQIIDGSDNVVAEGALEVGGSIKDLDLPAGEYTVKLTTVTDENHDSVSNTSNLIVRHKITVVLDPVIGYTGEYKDFHAHVFDENGNPVDGGEAVMTIVYTNRLALAISMNFLLNAADETYSASVVNGEAVFPNIKLGEPGVYPSQVLYTNDYASVKNESTVTILKLNTTVKGDDVSGKPGDSKSISVDVLDQNGNPVENGTVTLTLNGKTYNATVEKGKAVFNVVLPDPGDYEAIVKYEGNDFYNPSGSTIKVHVDKINTSPSADDVTGKKGEKMDITVNIVDENGKPVKNGTATLKIGGKSYNAEVVNGVAVFKDVELPSDDAVAEVIYHGNEYYNSSSTTFSIKIDHDNGNNESEPSNGKSAELPVSSATGNPFVMLLIALVVLVSNSIFIRRK